In Zingiber officinale cultivar Zhangliang chromosome 3B, Zo_v1.1, whole genome shotgun sequence, a single window of DNA contains:
- the LOC122054767 gene encoding putative disease resistance protein RGA3, which yields MAEILSDFAGRCMSKLLSFVEGEATKILGVKDDLKKLQRRLLRVRGVLEDAEKKRHGSAEINAWVREMKDIMYDVEDLLDLCKTKAENLWVSHSPLPSASDFSCLPLSRQIANKVREVNDRLDEISEDRHVMSRLHEIDPSIHDSGINTRNTSPLLIQSDIVGTQIKEVSESLVKSLITKRDEGWKIFGIVGMGGIGKTTLARNVYNDSRIPGYFPRKTWLCVSKEFSGNELLKELIRSVGGDHGEARSKAELELILSHLLPKKFFIVLDDLWNANVWEDLLRAPFKCSSGGILITTRDERVARQMGASIHCVEKMDKVTSWMLLSTLVSRDGEDEEVCKLKAIGGEIVKKCDGLPLAIKTVAGVLRSKERCEKEWNKVLESEIWSMNQLQEELPRALYLSYEDLPSHLKQCFLFCSLYPENISMHYKDLTRSWVAEGFVKPQGYRLLEDLAEGYYEELLGRNLLQLHPLYLDNSVCTMHGLLRSLAVYLVEEESVSISNGERLESTNTLTKIRHLSVSNMGEEVAVPVELVSQNCLRTLLVWNSFKTKRIGADLFEKLGQLRVLCIAATEIERIPDSLGNLIQLRYLDLDRTHVQSLPESIGCLKNLEILNLQSCRSLQYLPDAITKLQNLRCLRVRGTPLNHLPKGIGNLTKINHLEGFLIGHERDTQGEVEDCALDDLQSLNDLRFLHVAALKRARRGSLVLANKTFLKHLDLRWLPPCVKADLTRCGNQAAEDIAKSYSDLFPPSSLECLTEAESQRNVRLFSDLSLPSSLEFLSIYHFLGQELPKCMERCTPMSFPNLQFLDLNCFISCTQFPVLGQLPQLKILSIARADAIVTVGPELLYGQSPLTTLVAFPKLEYLEFMIMPNWEQWSFGETETAKAQELQLLPSLKRLCVVDCPKLKALPDGLHHATNLQELRIYGAHELGEVKNLPSLTNELFLRDNKKLEKVSNLPMLKSLIVGSCPLLKQVDSLSALEMLELRHNSSQRLPSDASLQHLNLDTQEDPLPVWLPELLEQNMKGYAGSGVLLVECSLSLLRRCCKDGPYWHTIQQFAGVLMQSEEGSAYMTYTKNPFKYESNAFSHQKFIEQRI from the coding sequence ATGGCGGAGATCCTTTCTGATTTCGCCGGCAGGTGCATGAGCAAACTTCTAAGTTTTGTCGAGGGCGAGGCGACCAAGATCCTCGGCGTTAAGGACGACCTCAAGAAGCTCCAACGGAGGCTGCTGCGAGTTCGAGGCGTTCTCGAGGACGCTGAGAAGAAGCGGCACGGGAGCGCAGAGATCAACGCTTGGGTGAGGGAGATGAAAGACATCATGTACGATGTTGAAGACTTACTCGATCTCTGCAAGACCAAGGCTGAGAACCTGTGGGTAAGCCATTCACCACTCCCTTCTGCTTCTGACTTTTCTTGCCTTCCACTCTCTCGCCAAATTGCCAACAAGGTGAGGGAAGTCAACGATAGGCTAGATGAGATCTCAGAGGACAGACATGTGATGTCTCGGTTGCATGAAATCGATCCCTCTATTCATGACAGTGGCATCAACACTCGTAATACCTCACCTTTACTCATCCAGTCTGACATCGTCGGGACTCAAATTAAAGAGGTTTCTGAGAGCCTTGTGAAATCCCTGATAACAAAAAGAGACGAGGGATGGAAGATTTTTGGAATAGTAGGGATGGGCGGAATAGGCAAGACCACGCTTGCTCGTAATGTCTACAACGACAGCAGGATCCCTGGTTACTTTCCGAGGAAAACTTGGCTTTGTGTTTCTAAAGAATTTTCGGGCAACGAGTTGTTGAAAGAACTGATTAGAAGTGTTGGGGGAGATCATGGAGAGGCTAGAAGCAAGGCTGAATTGGAGCTTATACTTTCTCATCTCCTACCAAAGAAGTTCTTCATTGTGTTAGATGATCTGTGGAATGCAAACGTGTGGGAGGATCTACTGAGAGCTCCTTTTAAATGTTCTTCTGGTGGAATCTTGATCACGACAAGGGATGAAAGGGTGGCGAGACAAATGGGAGCCAGTATTCATTGCGTTGAGAAGATGGATAAGGTCACTAGTTGGATGTTGCTTTCTACACTGGTCTCTAGAGACGGAGAAGATGAGGAGGTGTGCAAACTAAAAGCAATTGGGGGAGAAATTGTCAAGAAATGTGACGGTCTTCCTCTTGCCATTAAGACAGTTGCTGGTGTTTTGAGGTCCAAGGAAAGATGCGAGAAAGAATGGAACAAAGTTCTTGAAAGTGAAATATGGTCAATGAATCAGCTTCAAGAAGAACTGCCAAGAGCTCTATACTTGAGCTACGAGGATTTACCATCACACCTCAAACAATGTTTTCTCTTTTGCTCATTGTATCCTGAAAATATCTCAATGCACTATAAGGATCTTACTAGGTCTTGGGTTGCCGAAGGATTTGTGAAACCGCAGGGATATAGACTGTTGGAAGATTTAGCGGAGGGCTACTATGAAGAATTGCTTGGAAGAAACCTTCTTCAACTGCATCCCTTGTATTTGGATAACAGTGTATGCACCATGCATGGACTTCTAAGGTCCTTAGCAGTTtacttggtagaagaggaaagTGTTTCTATTAGCAACGGGGAAAGACTAGAAAGTACAAATACTTTGACAAAAATTCGTCATCTGTCAGTATCAAACATGGGTGAGGAGGTTGCAGTTCCTGTAGAGTTGGTCAGTCAGAATTGCTTGCGGACTTTACTCGTCTGGAACAGTTTCAAGACGAAAAGGATCGGGGCTGACCTATTTGAAAAACTGGGTCAACTAAGGGTTCTATGTATTGCTGCCACTGAGATTGAAAGAATTCCAGATTCGTTGGGAAATTTGATACAGTTGAGGTACTTGGATTTGGATCGAACACATGTTCAGTCATTGCCAGAGTCAATTGGATGTCTCAAAAACTTGGAAATTTTAAATCTTCAAAGCTGTAGATCTTTACAGTACCTTCCTGATGCCATCACAAAGTTGCAGAATCTAAGATGTCTTCGTGTGAGAGGAACTCCTCTAAATCATTTACCCAAAGGAATTGGGAACTTGACAAAAATCAACCATCTTGAAGGCTTTCTGATAGGCCATGAACGAGATACACAAGGCGAAGTCGAAGACTGTGCATTAGATGATCTGCAGTCACTTAACGACCTGAGGTTTCTACATGTGGCGGCATTGAAGAGGGCTCGCAGAGGATCTTTGGTACTTGCTAACAAAACCTTTCTTAAACATCTGGATCTGAGGTGGCTGCCACCTTGTGTGAAGGCTGATCTCACACGATGTGGGAACCAGGCAGCAGAGGATATTGCAAAGAGTTACAGTGACCTTTTTCCTCCTTCAAGCCTAGAATGTCTTACAGAGGCAGAGAGCCAGAGGAATGTGAGGCTCTTTAGTGATCTTTCTCTGCCGTCAAGCCTCGAGTTCCTTTCAATCTACCATTTTCTTGGTCAGGAATTGCCAAAATGTATGGAAAGATGCACGCCAATGTCTTTCCCCAATCTGCAATTTCTCGACCTTAATTGTTTCATATCGTGTACGCAGTTTCCTGTACTAGGCCAGTTACCCCAGTTGAAGATTCTTTCCATAGCAAGAGCTGACGCAATAGTTACCGTTGGACCGGAACTTCTCTACGGTCAGTCACCGTTGACGACACTAGTAGCATTCCCCAAACTTGAATATCTGGAATTCATGATAATGCCCAACTGGGAACAATGGTCGTTCGGTGAGACTGAGACTGCAAAAGCACAAGAGCTGCAACTATTGCCTTCTCTGAAACGACTGTGTGTCGTAGACTGCCCAAAGCTGAAAGCTCTTCCTGATGGTCTGCATCACGCAACCAACCTACAAGAATTGAGGATATATGGTGCGCACGAGCTAGGGGAAGTGAAGAACCTCCCATCCTTAACTAATGAGCTTTTCCTCAGGGACAACAAGAAACTAGAAAAAGTGTCCAACCTTCCCATGTTGAAATCACTGATCGTCGGATCTTGCCCGTTGCTGAAACAAGTGGATAGTTTGAGTGCATTAGAAATGCTTGAACTACGACATAATTCTTCTCAGAGACTACCTTCGGACGCATCATTGCAGCACCTCAACCTTGATACACAAGAAGATCCCCTCCCAGTTTGGCTACCGGAACTGCTTGAGCAGAACATGAAGGGTTATGCTGGATCAGGTGTGCTGCTTGTCGAGTGCAGCTTGTCACTGCTTCGTAGATGCTGCAAGGACGGCCCTTACTGGCATACCATTCAACAATTTGCCGGAGTGTTGATGCAATCTGAAGAAGGAAGTGCATACATGACGTATACCAAAAATCCATTCAAGTATGAGAGTAATGCATTTTCCCATCAAAAATTTATCGAACAAcgcatctaa